The DNA region GGGATGCCGCACTCGTATTGGTTCAGCTTCACGCGCGAGTGTTTCACGAACCCGAAGAGGTGGGAGATGCCGATCATCCCGAACGCCATCGCGGCGGCGACGCCGAGGAGCATCATGGCCGGGAGGAAGGAGTCGAGCATCCTGGAACCTTTGGGGGCGCCGCGTTCCTACACGAAGGGCTCTGCCATCGAGCGGAGGAAGCGCCTGAATTGCAAGCTGTTGCGATGAAATGCGTGGACTCGAAACGGGCCGGAAATCTACCACAGCGTCTCCGGGGGGATCAAACGGCTGGGAGCCGGGTATACTCGCCGCCGGAGGTGCCGATGCGGCCCTGGTGCCTGGTGCAGCACGTCGCGTGGGAGGGGCCGGGGCTCCTCGGCGTCGAGGCGCGCGCGCGCGGGATCGAGCTGCACGTGCTCCGGATGGACCTGGGCGATCCCCTTCCACCCGCGTCCCAGATCGGCGGCCTCGTCGTGATGGGGGGGCCGATGGGGGTCGCCGACGCGGCGGCCTACCCCCACCTTGCCGCCGAGATCGACCTTCTCGCCGTCGCGGTCGCCGCGCGGATCCCGGTTCTCGGCGTCTGCCTCGGCTCGCAGCTTCTCGCGTCGGCGCTCGGCGCGCGCGTCTTCAAGGGGCCGGCCCTCGAGGTCGGCCTCGGCGACGTCGATCTGACCGAAGAGGGGCGGCTCGACCCCGTGATGGGGCCCGCGGGGCGGGCTCTCCCCGTCGTGCACTGGCACAACGACACGTTCGATCTCCCCGAGGGTTCGGCCCTCCTCGCCTCGAGCGCCGGCTACGCGAACCAGGCGTACCGGTTCGGGGATCGCGTCTACGGTCTCCAGTTCCACATCGAGCTCGACGCCGAGATGCGCCGCGCGTGGGCGGCGCGCCTTCCCCCCGGCGCGACGCTCGACGAGATGGGGCACGCCCGCGCCGCGCGCGCAGGCCGGGCGCTCATCGGCCGCTGGTTCGACCGGGCGGTCGCAGTGGCCGGATCTACCGCGGAGGGGTGACCCCCGTCATCCCGGGCCGTCCGTCCCGTGTCCTACTGGGCATGCCCCAGTTCGTCCCCAGGCCGGTCCCTGTCACGCAAGGAAGCGAGGAGTCCACCACCGCCCGGGTCGGGAGCTTCTGGATCACCGAGGCGTGGTTTCCCTCCCATGCGATCGTCCCGCCGCACCTTCACGACCGCACGTGTCTCGCGGTGATGCTCGAGGGAGGATTCACCCTGGAGATCGGGGGGCGCGGGATCGAGTGCGCGCCGGCCACCGTGGCGACCGAGCCCGCGGGGGAGAGACACGCGAACACGATCGGGGGGGCCGGCGCGCACGTGGTGGTCCTTCAACCCGACCCGGCCGACGAAGAACTCAACCGCGCGTGCGGTGGAGTCCTGAACGAAGTGAGGCATTTTCGCCACGGCGGGATCGCCCTCGACGCCCGGAGACTCGCTCGGGAGATTCATAGTCCCGACGCGGTCTCGCCTCTCGCGATGGAGGCGCTCTCCCTCGAGATCCTCGCCGCCACCTCGCGCCTCCAGGCCTCCGATGAATCGGCGAAGCGGGCTCCGGCCTGGCTCGCGAGGGCGCGCGACATGCTGCACGCGCAGTTCCTCGATCGGCCCACCGTCGCGGGGATCGCCGCCGAAGCCGGAGTGCACCCCGTCCACCTCGCGCGCGTCTTCAAGTCGCACTTCCAGCTCTCCGTCGGCGCGTACGTGCGCGCCCTCAGGTTGGAGTGGGCGGCGTCACGGCTCGCCGGCTCCGACGATTCCCTCGCCGACATCGCGCAGGCCGCGGGCTT from Acidobacteriota bacterium includes:
- a CDS encoding type 1 glutamine amidotransferase is translated as MRPWCLVQHVAWEGPGLLGVEARARGIELHVLRMDLGDPLPPASQIGGLVVMGGPMGVADAAAYPHLAAEIDLLAVAVAARIPVLGVCLGSQLLASALGARVFKGPALEVGLGDVDLTEEGRLDPVMGPAGRALPVVHWHNDTFDLPEGSALLASSAGYANQAYRFGDRVYGLQFHIELDAEMRRAWAARLPPGATLDEMGHARAARAGRALIGRWFDRAVAVAGSTAEG
- a CDS encoding helix-turn-helix domain-containing protein, with the protein product MPQFVPRPVPVTQGSEESTTARVGSFWITEAWFPSHAIVPPHLHDRTCLAVMLEGGFTLEIGGRGIECAPATVATEPAGERHANTIGGAGAHVVVLQPDPADEELNRACGGVLNEVRHFRHGGIALDARRLAREIHSPDAVSPLAMEALSLEILAATSRLQASDESAKRAPAWLARARDMLHAQFLDRPTVAGIAAEAGVHPVHLARVFKSHFQLSVGAYVRALRLEWAASRLAGSDDSLADIAQAAGFADQSHFTRAFRSRTGVTPQRYRSTARE